The Catellatospora citrea DNA segment GCCTGCCATGAGATCCTTACCGAATCCGCCTGATCACGGAGCCCGCCCACCCGGACCTCGCATTTCGATCAACGACCCGGCAACGCCGAAGACGCGATCCGGGGTCGCCGCGCCAGCCGATGGTTTGCCGCTCCCGTCGCTGCGGCATCCGCCGGCGGTAGCGGAGGCCACCAGCCGCTGATTGGTTCTGGACCCGGCAGCGGCACGTCAGGCAGGCTGACCGTCTGCTGCCGTACGTGAGGAGTGGTCGTGCAGGTTGCCGTGGTCACCTTCGACGGGTTCAACGAACTCGACAGCTTCATCGCCGCCGCGCTGATCAACCGGTGCCGCAAGGACGGCCTGGAGGCCTTCATCACGACGCCGACGCCGGTGGTCACTTCGATGAACGGCGTCGAGGTGCGAGGCCAGCGCCCGATGGAGTTCGTGACCGAGGCGGGTGCCGTGCTGATCGGCAGCGGGGTCAGGACGCGCGACGTGGTCGCCGACGACCGGCTGCTGTCCACGCTGGCGCTCGACCCTTCGCGACAGCTCATCGGTTCGCAGTGCTCCGGTGCGCTCGTGCTGGCGCGCCTCGGGCTGCTGGGCACCATGCCGGCCTGCACGGACCTGATCAGCCGGCCCTTCGTCCAGGCCTGCGGCATCACGGTGCTGGACGCGCCGTTCCACGCCGAGGGGAACATCGCCACGGCTGGTGGCTGCCTGGCATCGCAGTATCTGGCCACGTGGGTGATCACCCGAACGCTCGGGCCGGACGCCGCGCGCGATGTCATCGGTTATGTGGCTCCGGTCGGCGAAGGTGAGCAGACCGTCGAGCGCGCCATGCGTGCCGTCGGCACGGGCGAGATCGCACTGCGCTGAACCCGGCCCCAGGGCCTCAGTGCCGAAGGCGGTCGGTGAACCAGCCGCTTACGGCGGTGCTCGCGGCGGCGGACCGTGCTTCGTGGGCTGCGTTGCATCTGCATGGAGGGGGTACAGGAAAAGCTCGTCGTCGCCGTGCTCGGTCAGCCGGTGATCTCGACCGGCTTGACCTTGTCGTAGGTCACGGGCAGGTGGATCGGGCCACGCAGCACAGGGCTGGGCCGATACGGCGGCGGGTCCTCTACCAGGCGCAGGTCGGCGAGCCGTTGCGCGATCTGGGTCAGGGCGATCTGCGCCTCCAGCCGGGCCAGCGGGGCGCCGAAGCAGTAGTGCGTGGCGCTGCCGAAACCGAGGTGCTCGTTGTCGTCGCGGTCCGGGTCGAACACGTCCGGGTCGCGCACGTGCGCCGGGTCGCGGTTGGCCGCCGCCAGCATCAGCGTGAGAGGCGCGCCCTTGGGGACGGTCATCCCGGCGATCTCGATGTCGGCGACGCAGGTCCGGTCCGGCAGGAACTGCACCGACGGCTCGTAGCGCAGCAGCTCCTCGACCACGCGGATGCTCGACTCCGGGTCCTGGCGCAGCCGCTCCAGCCATTGCGGGTGGCGCAGCAGCGTCAGCGTGCCGTTGGCGATCAGGTTGACCGTGGTCTCGTGCCCGGCCACCAGCAACAGCATCAGCCCCGAGATCAGCTGCTGGTCGTCCAGCCGCCCCTCGGGACCGTCGTCGGTGACCAGGCCCGACAGCATGTCCGGGCCCGGGTTCCGCCGCCGCTGCTCGGCCAGTCCGTTCAGGTACGCGCCCAGATCACGCGTGGCGCTGTCGCGTTTGGCTACCCGGTCCGGGGTCAGCTGGCTGATCGAGTCGACGATCGGGTCCACCCACTCGCGGAAGCGTGGCTCGTCCTCGGCCGGCACGCCGAGCAGGTCGCAGATGACCGCGACCGGGAACGGGTAGGCCAGGTCGGCGACGATGTCAACCTGATGCCTGTCGGCGAACCCGTCGATCAGCGCGGTGACGATGCGTTCGAGGTCGGGCTCCAGGTCGGCGATGCGGGTGGGGCGGTGCGGCGGCCCGAACTGGCGGGTGACGATGCGCCGGAGCCGGTCGTGCTCGGGGGGGTCGGTCCGGATGAAGCTCCCCCCGGACGCCTCGTCGGGTGGGATCTTGCCCGCGTACTCGGACGCCAGCTTGCGCCGGTCGTTGCTGAACCGTGGGTCGTGCAGCAACGCCTGGACCTCCCGGTAGGTGCTGACCACGAACGTGCCGTCGGCTTCGCGGCGCACCGGCTGCTCGCGCAGCTGCCGGTAGAGCGGGTACGGGTCGGCCCGGTTGGCGAAGTCGAGGACCCGGTCGAAGATGCTCGGCGCGCTCATCTGTTCCGCCTGGCCAGCGTGGCGTGCACCAGGGTGGCGCGCCGCTCGCTGGGGTCCTGCCCGGTGACCACCACCGTGGCGTCGTAGCCCGGGAAGGTGCGCTCAGGGAACTCCGCGGGCACCGCGGACGGGTCGTCGGCGGAGTTGGTCAGCTCGGGTCCGAGGGGGAACGGCGCGGCCTGTTCGATCAGGCCCGCGTAGTAGTCCAGTCGGCGGCCCAGGTTGAAGCTGACCGCGCCGACGACCCGGCCGTGGTATCCGTACGCGGCGATGAAGCGCCGGTCGGCGACCGAGCCCTGGGTGACGGCGATCTGGTCGGCGATCGGTGGCGCACCCACCGATTTGATGTTGTTGCCGAACTGCAGGGACCAGAACGCGGGCACGGCCAGGTGCGGCCACCGGTCGCTTTCGGCGCTGATCATGTTGTGCGCGGCGACCTCGGCCTGGGTGACCGAGTTGCTCCAGTGCTCGAGGGTCACGTACTGGTAGTTGAACATCGGCTGACGCTGGCGGGCCACGTCTCCGGCGACGAACACGTCGTCGGTGACCAGGGCGTTGGCGTCGAACGCGCGACAGCCGGTGTCGCACGCCAGTCCCCACTCCCCGACCGCCAGACCCGAGCCCTGCAGCCACTCCACGTTACGGATCCCGCCCAGCGCCACCACCGCCACGTCGACGTCGAGGACGGTGCCGTCGGACAGGTGCGCGCGCCGCAGCCGGCCGCCGTCGCCTTCCAGTGACGTGACCCTGGTGTCGTTGCGCAGGTCCACGCCCCGCTCCCGCATGATCTCGGCGGAGATCCGTCCGATGACCGCGCCGAGCGCGCCGTACAGCGGGACAGGGCCGGACTGGGCGACGGTGACGGGAACGCCCAGCTCGACGCAGACCGAGGCCATCTCCGAGCCGGTGAACCCGGCGCCGATGACGAGCACCCGCCGGGGCTTGGCCATCAGCTTCTCGCGCAGCCCGGCGGCGTCCTCGCGGGTACGCAGCGTGAACACGCCGTCGAGTTCCGCTTCGTGCGCCACGGGCCAGGGCCGGGCGCGTACGCCGGTGCTGATCAGGACGCGGTCGAACTCCAGCTCAGCGCCGTCGGCGAGCTGCACCACGTTGCGCTGACGGTCCAGTCCGGTCGCGGCGGTGCCGAGGCGCCACTCGGCGTCGACGTCGCAGCGGCGCGGCAGCGCGGTGTCGGCGGAGGTCACCCAGCCGGTCTGCACCTGCTTGGACAGCGGTGGCCGGTCGTACGGGTCGTGCGGCTCGTCGCCGACCATGGTGAGTGTGCCGGTGAAGCCCTCACTGCGCAGCATCTCCGCGGCGCGCAGCCCCGCGAGTGAGGCGCCCACGATGACGATCCGGCCGTTGCGTTTGAGTTCTTCGGTCTTGGGGCTCGCGGTGCCGGCCGGAGGGGCCTCGCGGCGCGGCGAGATGCTCATGTCGACCTGCAGCGCCTGCACCGGGCAGGCCGCAGCGGCGCGCAACACCTGTTTGCGCAGGCTGTCGTCGGGCGCGGGGTCGAACATCAGCGCCTCGTCGCCGACCATGTGGAAGACCTCCGGAGCCAGGAACGCGCATTGGGCATATCCCTGGCACCGGGTGAGGTCCACGACAACTCGCATGGCGTCCTCCTTCCGGAGGTTGACCCACATCAAACGGAGCCTATCCGCCCCTTCTTCCTGTTGGGCGGGTATTGCCCGATGGCGTCGCCTGGCCGGCGGCGGACATGCGTGTGGCAAGGTTGATCGCTGTGCCGAACCGCATCATGATGATCCGCCCGCACCTCGACGACCTGCCATTGTCCGAGCTGCCCGAGCCGTACACGATCCGCTGGTACCGCGACGGCGATGCCCAGCACTGGACGATGATCAAGTCCGCGTCCGACAGGCATCACCACGCCCCGCCGGACTACCACGAGCGCATCTACGGCGCGTACTCCGATGAGCTCAGGCGGCGGCAGGCGTTCGTCTGCGACGGTTACGGCGAACCGGTGGGCACGGCCACGGCCTGGTGGTTCGAGAACCTCGACGACTCCAGTCTCGGCAAAATCAACTGGATGCTGATCGCCCCTCATGCCCAGGGCCGCGGGTTGGCCAAGCCGCTGCTGGCTGCCTGTTGCGGGCGCCTGGCGTCCCTCGGCCACACCCGGGCGGCGCTCTTCACACTCACCCAGCGGCTCCCGGCCATCAACCTGTACCGCAGCTTCGGCTTCGTGCCTCTCATCAGGCACGCAGCCGACACGCAGGCCTGGGCTGCCACGAGTGCGCTGCTGAGAAGACCCTATGCCGAAACGGACTACCTGCATGCGACCGACCTCGGCATCGACGTCGCCATGCTGTCGGACTGAGCGGAGGCCGCAGGCAGGCCTCGACACCGGAATGACCAGCCGCGATCAGGTGTCCGACCGGGGCTCTTCGGCGTCCTCCGCGAGGACGCCGAGCATCCGTGGCAGGTCGAGCTCGGCGTCCCGAGTCTGGAAGCCGTGCCGTATCGCGCCCTTGATCCGACTCGCGCCCTCAGGGCTGCTCATACCCTCGCCGAACAGGTCGGAGTCGCGACGGAACTCCTCCGTGGACGCGAGCGTGATCGCGTTGACCCGTTCCTTGAGCATGACATGGGCGGCGGCCGGGAACCCGGCGATGCGGTGAGCGAGGGACCTGACGAAGTCCGGCAGCTCGGCGCCGGGCAGCGCACGGTTTATCCAGCCGTATCGTTCGGCCAGTTCGGCATCGTAATCCTGCGCGCTCAACATGACCTCGAGCGCCCTCGCCCGGCCCATGAGACGAGTCAGTTGCTGCACACCGCCGGCCCCGGGGATGGCACCGAACGCCTGTTCAAACTGGCAGAAGACAGCCGACTCCCGCGCGGCGAAGCGCATGTCGCACGCCAGCACGAACTCGCTGCCCGCGCCGCGGACACGGCCCTCGATCTGCGCGATGCTGACCAGGCGGCTTTCGGCCAGGCGGCGGAACAGCAGCCCGATCGACGGCTCGCCGACGAGCTTCGCCGCCTCGGCCCGGTATCGCGCGATCTGGGTGACGTCGACGTGGGAGATGAAGTAGTCGGGGTCGGCACTGCTGAACACCAGTACCCGGACGTCGCCGTCGGCTTCGGCCGTTTGAATGAGCGACACCAGGTCGCGGACGAGTTCTGGGCCCAGGAGGTTCATCGGCGGCGAGGTGATCGCCGCGAAGAGAACCGGCCCTTCGCCGCGCACGTCGAGCGTCTCCAGAGCCACCAGGTCACCTCGACTTCGGTCACCGGCTTGCGCCGTATCACCTTTCGTGTCCACCTCGAGCGCTGG contains these protein-coding regions:
- a CDS encoding AraC family transcriptional regulator — encoded protein: MVTFDGFNELDSFIAAALINRCRKDGLEAFITTPTPVVTSMNGVEVRGQRPMEFVTEAGAVLIGSGVRTRDVVADDRLLSTLALDPSRQLIGSQCSGALVLARLGLLGTMPACTDLISRPFVQACGITVLDAPFHAEGNIATAGGCLASQYLATWVITRTLGPDAARDVIGYVAPVGEGEQTVERAMRAVGTGEIALR
- a CDS encoding cytochrome P450; amino-acid sequence: MSAPSIFDRVLDFANRADPYPLYRQLREQPVRREADGTFVVSTYREVQALLHDPRFSNDRRKLASEYAGKIPPDEASGGSFIRTDPPEHDRLRRIVTRQFGPPHRPTRIADLEPDLERIVTALIDGFADRHQVDIVADLAYPFPVAVICDLLGVPAEDEPRFREWVDPIVDSISQLTPDRVAKRDSATRDLGAYLNGLAEQRRRNPGPDMLSGLVTDDGPEGRLDDQQLISGLMLLLVAGHETTVNLIANGTLTLLRHPQWLERLRQDPESSIRVVEELLRYEPSVQFLPDRTCVADIEIAGMTVPKGAPLTLMLAAANRDPAHVRDPDVFDPDRDDNEHLGFGSATHYCFGAPLARLEAQIALTQIAQRLADLRLVEDPPPYRPSPVLRGPIHLPVTYDKVKPVEITG
- a CDS encoding FAD-dependent oxidoreductase, which produces MRVVVDLTRCQGYAQCAFLAPEVFHMVGDEALMFDPAPDDSLRKQVLRAAAACPVQALQVDMSISPRREAPPAGTASPKTEELKRNGRIVIVGASLAGLRAAEMLRSEGFTGTLTMVGDEPHDPYDRPPLSKQVQTGWVTSADTALPRRCDVDAEWRLGTAATGLDRQRNVVQLADGAELEFDRVLISTGVRARPWPVAHEAELDGVFTLRTREDAAGLREKLMAKPRRVLVIGAGFTGSEMASVCVELGVPVTVAQSGPVPLYGALGAVIGRISAEIMRERGVDLRNDTRVTSLEGDGGRLRRAHLSDGTVLDVDVAVVALGGIRNVEWLQGSGLAVGEWGLACDTGCRAFDANALVTDDVFVAGDVARQRQPMFNYQYVTLEHWSNSVTQAEVAAHNMISAESDRWPHLAVPAFWSLQFGNNIKSVGAPPIADQIAVTQGSVADRRFIAAYGYHGRVVGAVSFNLGRRLDYYAGLIEQAAPFPLGPELTNSADDPSAVPAEFPERTFPGYDATVVVTGQDPSERRATLVHATLARRNR
- a CDS encoding GNAT family N-acetyltransferase; amino-acid sequence: MPNRIMMIRPHLDDLPLSELPEPYTIRWYRDGDAQHWTMIKSASDRHHHAPPDYHERIYGAYSDELRRRQAFVCDGYGEPVGTATAWWFENLDDSSLGKINWMLIAPHAQGRGLAKPLLAACCGRLASLGHTRAALFTLTQRLPAINLYRSFGFVPLIRHAADTQAWAATSALLRRPYAETDYLHATDLGIDVAMLSD
- a CDS encoding enoyl-CoA hydratase/isomerase family protein, which produces MALETLDVRGEGPVLFAAITSPPMNLLGPELVRDLVSLIQTAEADGDVRVLVFSSADPDYFISHVDVTQIARYRAEAAKLVGEPSIGLLFRRLAESRLVSIAQIEGRVRGAGSEFVLACDMRFAARESAVFCQFEQAFGAIPGAGGVQQLTRLMGRARALEVMLSAQDYDAELAERYGWINRALPGAELPDFVRSLAHRIAGFPAAAHVMLKERVNAITLASTEEFRRDSDLFGEGMSSPEGASRIKGAIRHGFQTRDAELDLPRMLGVLAEDAEEPRSDT